One region of Citrus sinensis cultivar Valencia sweet orange chromosome 6, DVS_A1.0, whole genome shotgun sequence genomic DNA includes:
- the LOC102624416 gene encoding peptidyl-prolyl cis-trans isomerase PASTICCINO1: protein MAVEDEDINPQKKKAPSEDDKRRMKIVPGSLMKAVMRPGGGDSTPSDGDQVAYHCTVRTLDGVIVESTRSEYGGKGIPIRHVLGKSKILLGLLEGIPTMLKGEVSMFKMKPQMHYGEDDCPVAAPSTFPKDEELHFEIEMIDFAKAKIIADDFGVVKKVINEGQGWETPRAPYEVKAWISAKTGDGKLILSHREGEPYFFTFGKSEVPKGLEMGIGTMTREEKAVIYVTSQYLTPSPLMPVVEGCEEVHFEVELVHLIQVRDMLGDGRLIKRRIRDGKGEFPMDCPLHDSLLCVHYKGMLLNEEKKVFYDTRVDNDGQPLEFSSGEGLVPEGFEMCVRLMLPGEIALVTCPPDYAYDKFLRPANVPEGAHIQWEIELLGFEKPKDWTGLSFDGIMDEAEKIRVTGNRLFKEGKFELAKAKYEKVLRDFNHVNPQDDEEGKVFVGKRNLLHLNVAACLLKLGECRKSIEACNKVLDANPAHVKGLYRRGMAYMALGEFEEAQRDFEMMMKVDKSSEPDATAALSKLKKQRQEVESKARKQFKGLFDKKPGQISEVGIENQGEDQAAGKNENDGSEQESDGVEAQEFHEAAAEAPRKGWFYRFWPTSGRLFSALGLDRCTIL, encoded by the exons ATGGCTGTAGAGGATGAAGATATAAAtccacaaaagaaaaaagctccTTCCGAAGATGACAAGAg gaGAATGAAGATTGTGCCGGGGAGTCTGATGAAAGCTGTTATGAGGCCAGGTGGGGGTGATTCAACACCGTCAGATGGTGATCAG GTTGCCTATCATTGCACAGTTCGGACACTAGATGGTGTTATTGTTGAGTCTACAAGATCAGAATATGGAG GCAAGGGAATTCCGATAAGACATGTTTTGGGCAAAAGCAAGATTTTATTGGGGTTGCTGGAAGGAATTCCTACAATGTTGAAGGGTGAAGTGTCAATG TTTAAGATGAAGCCTCAAATGCACTATGGTGAGGATGATTGTCCAGTTGCAGCTCCCAGTACCTTTCCAAAAGATGAAGAACTTCATTTTGAGATTGAGATGatagattttgctaaagccaag ATCATAGCTGATGATTTTGGAGTGGTAAAGAAG GTAATAAACGAAGGGCAAGGTTGGGAGACACCAAGGGCACCTTATGAAGTAAAAGCATG GATTTCTGCTAAGACAGGTGATGGGAAATTGATTCTTTCTCATAGAGAAGGAGAACcgtatttttttacttttggaaAATCGGAG GTACCTAAGGGCCTAGAGATGGGAATAGGAACAATGACACGGGAAGAGAAAGCGGTAATCTATGTTACAAGTCAGTACTTAACTCCATCTCCTCTCATGCCTGTGGTAGAAGGTTGTGAGGAAGTTCATTTTGAAGTGGAGCTTGTTCATTTGATTCAG GTACGAGATATGCTTGGTGATGGACGCCTTATAAAACGCCGAATTCGTGATGGAAAAG GAGAGTTTCCAATGGATTGTCCCCTTCATGATAGTCTACTTTGTGTCCATTACAAGGGAATGCTtcttaatgaagaaaagaaggTCTTCTATGATACCCGAGTTGATAATGATGGTCAGCCTTTGGAGTTCAGTTCTGGAGAGGGGCTG GTGCCTGAGGGATTTGAAATGTGCGTTCGCTTGATGCTGCCGGGAGAGATAGCTCTTGTCACATGCCCTCCTGATTATGCTTATGACAAATTTCTGAG GCCAGCTAATGTTCCTGAAGGTGCTCATATTCAATGGGAGATTGAACTTCTTGGTTTTGAGAAGCCGAAG GACTGGACTGGTTTGAGCTTTGATGGTATAATGGATGAAGCAGAAAAGATTAGAGTCACG GGTAATAGGCTTTTCAAAGAAGGGAAGTTTGAACTTGCAAAGGCAAAGTATGAGAAG GTGCTTCGAGACTTTAATCATGTTAACCCGCAAGACGATGAGGAAGGGAAAGTGTTTGTAGGCAAAAGA AATTTGTTGCATCTGAATGTAGCTGCATGCTTGCTCAAATTGGGAGAATGCAGAAAGTCCATCGAGGCATGCAATAAG GTCTTAGATGCTAATCCTGCTCATGTAAAGGGTCTCTATCGCCGTGGAATGGCCTACATGGCTCTTGGAGAATTTGAGGAAGCTCAGAGGGATTTCGAAATG ATGATGAAAGTTGACAAGTCATCTGAACCTGATGCAACTGCGGCTCTTTCAAAACTAAAGAAGCAGCGGCAG GAAGTTGAAAGTAAGGCTAGAAAACAGTTTAAAGGGCTGTTTGACAAGAAGCCTGGGCAAATTTCTGAAGTAGGTATTGAAAATCAAGGCGAAGATCAAGCTGCAGgcaaaaatgagaatgatggTAGTGAACAGGAGTCAGATGGAGTTGAGGCGCAGGAATTTCATGAAGCTGCTGCTGAAGCCCCTCGAAAGGGCTGGTTCTACCGCTTTTGGCCTACCAGTGGAAGACTATTTTCTGCTCTTGGACTTGATAGATGTACCATATTATGA
- the LOC102624127 gene encoding copper transporter 1-like, whose translation MFYDHDHDGGMYMPPGSSMPDGSMNSTSMDMGFAVEVLSISPQLVGSSSMAALLIQACVYVVRMALAYMVMLSVMSFNLGVFIVAVAGHGAGFLLVKARALAAANRADSAVPSAGISSKV comes from the exons atgttcTATGATCATGATCACGATGGTGGCATGTACATGCCTCCAGGATCATCAATGCCGGATGGAAGCATGAACTCAACATCAATGGATATGG GCTTTGCTGTTGAAGTCTTGTCCATCTCTCCGCAGCTTGTTGGAAGCAGCTCGATGGCTGCCCTGTTGATTCAAGCTTGCGTTTATGTTGTTAGGATGGCTTTAGCTTACATGGTCATGCTTTCTGTCATGTCCTTTAATCTTGGCGTGTTCATAGTCGCCGTTGCTGGTCATGGGGCGGGATTCTTGCTAGTCAAGGCCCGGGCTCTTGCCGCGGCTAACCGAGCTGATTCAGCAGTGCCCTCTGCCGGCATCAGCTCTAAAGTTTGA
- the LOC102607848 gene encoding copper transporter 6-like, translating to MASRHHTVRPVTTEAWNTTGLHVHRKRIAHMTFFWGHNTQVLFPGWPGSSTGMYVLALVFVFSLAVIVEWLSHYNIVKPGASRVAAGLFKTGLHGVRVGLAYMVVLAVMSFNGGIFIAAVVGHAVGYLLFGSRVVFNKSADAGDKTWNAGGREEEKMIKIILKCEDNYHMYI from the exons ATGGCTTCACGTCACCATACAGTGAGGCCCGTAACAACGGAGGCGTGGAACACAACGGGGTTGCACGTTCACCGCAAAAGGATTGCGCACATGACGTTCTTCTGGGGCCACAACACGCAGGTTTTGTTCCCCGGGTGGCCGGGTTCGAGCACCGGCATGTACGTACTGGCCTTGGTATTTGTATTTTCGCTGGCTGTGATTGTTGAGTGGCTAAGTCACTACAATATTGTGAAGCCGGGGGCTAGCCGCGTGGCAGCTGGGTTGTTCAAGACTGGGTTGCACGGTGTGCGTGTCGGGCTGGCTTACATGGTCGTGCTTGCCGTCATGTCGTTTAATGGTGGCATTTTTATTGCTGCTGTCGTCGGGCATGCTGTTGGGTACTTGCTCTTTGGCAGTCGGGTGGTCTTTAATAAGTCCG CGGATGCTGGTGACAAAACTTGGAATGCGGGAGGaagagaagaggaaaagatgataaaaattatcttaaaatgTGAAGACAACTACCATATGTACATATGA
- the LOC102624698 gene encoding 18.1 kDa class I heat shock protein-like: MSQISRSRFAGAVGYHHPPFPLSDDMWNGGQFQHVHQFSPPMMIPTRIDWHDTPECHVFKADLSGFHKHDVKVEIEDGRVLCISGEQKIEKEERTDEGHRLEVAVGKFSRRFQLPENAMVDRITAHIANSTLTVTVPKKDIKKHHGHSRSIKITGV; the protein is encoded by the coding sequence ATGTCTCAGATTTCCCGTAGCAGATTCGCTGGTGCTGTAGGATACCATCATCCTCCGTTTCCCTTATCCGATGACATGTGGAACGGCGGCCAGTTCCAGCACGTTCATCAGTTTTCGCCGCCGATGATGATTCCAACTCGGATTGACTGGCATGACACCCCGGAATGCCACGTGTTCAAAGCTGATCTCTCAGGGTTTCACAAGCACGATGTGAAGGTGGAAATCGAAGACGGGAGAGTCCTCTGCATAAGCGGGGAGCAGAAGATTGAGAAAGAAGAGAGGACGGATGAGGGTCACCGCCTGGAGGTTGCCGTCGGCAAGTTCTCTAGACGTTTTCAGTTACCTGAAAACGCCATGGTTGATAGAATAACTGCTCATATAGCGAATTCAACGCTCACTGTCACCGTTCCCAAAAAGGATATTAAGAAGCATCATGGTCATTCCAGAAGCATCAAAATTACCGGCGTCTGA
- the LOC102624989 gene encoding class I heat shock protein-like, whose protein sequence is MSLIPSIFGNRSVFDPFSSDVWAPLGSSSNEVSTFASAQVDWKETPEAHVFKADLPGLKKEEVKVEVEDGRVLQISGERSVEKEDKNDKWRRVERGRGKFLRRFRLPENAKIDQVKASMENGVLTVTVPKVEEKKPEVKSIQITG, encoded by the coding sequence ATGTCTTTGATTCCATCTATATTCGGAAACAGGAGCGTGTTCGACCCATTTTCCTCGGACGTTTGGGCGCCCCTTGGCTCCTCCAGCAATGAGGTGTCAACATTTGCCAGTGCTCAAGTCGATTGGAAAGAAACCCCGGAAGCTCATGTTTTCAAGGCGGATCTTCCGGGGCTCAAGAAAGAGGAAGTGAAGGTTGAAGTTGAGGACGGGAGAGTCCTTCAGATCAGCGGTGAGAGGAGCGTCGAGAAGGAAGACAAGAACGACAAATGGCGGCGTGTTGAGAGGGGCCGCGGCAAGTTCCTGAGGAGGTTCCGGTTGCCTGAGAATGCCAAGATCGATCAAGTTAAGGCATCAATGGAGAATGGTGTCCTCACCGTCACTGTTCCCAAAGTGGAGGAGAAGAAGCCTGAGGTCAAATCCATTCAGATCACTGGTTGA